The following nucleotide sequence is from Halorussus caseinilyticus.
GGTCACGCCCGCCTCGTTGAGTTCCCGAATCACCGTCGCGGCGTCGGGTCGGAGGTACACGTCGTCGAAGGCTTCCTCGGCCTTCGCGTCCGGCAGACCTTCCAGCAGAGCGGCCCGGTCCCGGAGGCTCTTGGCGTAGCTAATCTCGTCGTTCATCGCTCGCTCGGTGATGTCGGCCATCTCGTCGGCGACTCCCCGTCGCTCGCCGAGCAGAACCGTCATCTCCGAGTCCGAGAGCGTCCCGTCGAAGTCGAACGCTACCAGCGTCATGGCAGGGGATTCGGATGCCGGGGGCTTGAAACGACCGATAGATGCGGGTGTTGCGGGAGCGAGTGCGAGCGAGAGCGCAAGTGCGGGCGAGAGCGCAAGTGCGGGCGAGCGCGAGACGGGACAACGCTTATCTCGTACGCAAACACAAACACAAACGAAATGGCGACGAAGAACATCGGCATCCGAGAAGAGGTCTACAAACACCTCAAAGCCCACAAGCAGGGCGACGAGAGCTTCTCGGACACTATCGAGCGACTCCTCGAAGACGCCGAGGGCGACTGGCGGACGAACTTCGGATTCCTCGACGGCGAAGTCGGCGAGGAGTTCGCCGAGGCCGTCGAAGCCGAACGCGAGCGGTTCGACGCCGACGCGACAGCACGCCAGCGCGAAATCTTCGACGCTTTCGACGGGGACGCCGACGGATGAAACTGCTCGACGCCTCGGTTCTCGTCGGCTATGCGCAGGGAGAACGAGCCGCCGCGGACTACCTCGGTCGAAACGATGACACGATTTTCGGCGCACCGACTGTCGTTCTCTCGGAGATGTACACTGGACTGTTTCGGACGACGGACCTGACCCGCGAAGAAGCGAAAGCGAAGTACGGATGGGTCCGTGCGGTCCCGTTCACCGACGAGGCCGCGGTCGAAACCGCCGAGATTCGCGCCACGCTCAGCGCGCGCGGAGAGAAAATCAACGCGACCGACACCTACATCGCGGGGACTGCGAGAGCGTTCGACGTACCGCTCGTCACCGCCGACGGTGACTTCGAGAAGGTCGATGGTCTCGACGTAGAGAACTACCGCGACCACTAACTGGGCGGACGATTCCTACCGACCTACGACGGTCTCTACGTCCGGTTCGACCTCGAAGTGTTCGCCGCCCCGAACCACGTCGTACCCGTAGAACAGTAACGAGAGCGCACCGACCGACGCGACGGCGAACAGCGCGAGTTCCGCCCGACTCGCGGTGCCCGAAACCACGCTCGACAGGTAGCTACCGGGCAGGAGCAGGCCGAAGAGCGCGTACGTCGCGCCGACGAAGTGACGCCACGAGAGCGCCAGCGGACCGACCGACACTTCAGCGACGCTTCCCGCGACGATTGCGGAGACGCCAGCGAGCGCCATCGCTGGGACGACGACGCTCGCCGTGAGCGCACGGACGCCGAAGACGGCGACGAACGCCGCGACGAGGAGCAAGTCGAACGCGCCGAGGTACCGGAAGCGGGACTGTTTCACGTCGGTTCGTTCGCCGGAAAGGCACTAAAAGAGTGGGCCTTTAACGCTACTCGTCCTACGACCGTCCGATGACACACTTCCCCGAGTTCGAAGTCGTCCCCGCGGTGGACATGCAGGACGGCGAAGTCGTCCAGTTGGTCGCGGGCGAACGCGGCACCGAGAAGACCTACGGCGACCCCGTGGCGGCGGCCGAGCAGTGGGTCGAACAGGGCGCCGAGACTCTCCATCTCGTGGACTTGGACGGCGCGTTCGAGGGCGAACGCGCCAACGCCGAGGCCGTGGACGCCATCCTCGACGCGGTGGACGTGGACGTGCAGTTAGGGGGAGGCATCCGGACCGTCGCGGACGCGACGGACCTGCTCGACCGCGGCGTGGACCGCGTGATTCTCGGGACCGCGGCGGTCGAGAATCCCGAAATCGTCGAAGAGATTTCGGCGGAGTACCCCGGTTCCGTGACGGTCAGTCTCGACGCCAAGGACGGCGAAGTCGTCGTCTCGGGATGGACC
It contains:
- a CDS encoding PIN domain-containing protein codes for the protein MKLLDASVLVGYAQGERAAADYLGRNDDTIFGAPTVVLSEMYTGLFRTTDLTREEAKAKYGWVRAVPFTDEAAVETAEIRATLSARGEKINATDTYIAGTARAFDVPLVTADGDFEKVDGLDVENYRDH
- the hisA gene encoding 1-(5-phosphoribosyl)-5-[(5-phosphoribosylamino)methylideneamino]imidazole-4-carboxamide isomerase, with protein sequence MTHFPEFEVVPAVDMQDGEVVQLVAGERGTEKTYGDPVAAAEQWVEQGAETLHLVDLDGAFEGERANAEAVDAILDAVDVDVQLGGGIRTVADATDLLDRGVDRVILGTAAVENPEIVEEISAEYPGSVTVSLDAKDGEVVVSGWTEGTGLDPAEAAARYEELGAGAILFTDVDVEGQLAGVQTDRVREVVKAVDIPVVASGGVATLADVRALREAGAAAVVVGTALYEGEFTLEEAKSI
- a CDS encoding antitoxin VapB family protein; its protein translation is MATKNIGIREEVYKHLKAHKQGDESFSDTIERLLEDAEGDWRTNFGFLDGEVGEEFAEAVEAERERFDADATARQREIFDAFDGDADG